The genome window CACTGACAATTATGCGTCGACCGGGAACGGAGGAAGAAGTGCCGAAGGACTTCCGGAGCCAATCGGCTATTTTTTCCTTCCAGTGCGGCTCAAACCGCCCCCATTCCGTCAGACGATGTCCCGCGCCTTCTATGGTGATCAGCTCACACGGCACGCCGCATCGCTCCAGCGCCGCCTTCAAATCCAGCGACTGCTGATAGGGGACACTCTGGTCTCGGGTGCCGTGAACCAGCAGAAACGGCGGCAGTCCCGCCTGAACGTCCCAAATCGGGGAAATCTTTTTCAAAACCGCTGCGGACGCTTCGTTCAGTTCCGGCCCCAGTCCCAGCAGATTCTGCATCGAGGTGCTCAATCCGCCGCGGCGCTGATTGTCGGCCACCATATCCACCGGCGGCGCCAGGCCGATGACCCCCTGCACCCTCGTATCCTCTCTGCCCCAAATGGCCGCCGAACAGGCCAAATGCCCGCCGGCGGAGTATCCGGCCAGCACAATCCGATTGGGGTCACCGTTGTAATCGGCCGCATGCTGTTTTACCCAGCGAATCGCCGTCTGCACATCCTCCAGACACGCCGGCCACCGATGCGCAGGCGCCAGCCGATAATCAATCGAAACCCACACCCACCCCGCCTTCGTAAAGACTTCCAGCAGTTCATCTCGGTCCTGGGTCTTGTCGCCGCTGCTCCAGCCCCCCCCGTGTATATACAGAACAATCCCGAAAGGCCCCCGGCCCGACGGCACACAGACATCCAAAAGCAGCTCCTGTCCGCCTGCTTTCCCATAGAGAATATCCGTCTGCAGCCCTGCCGAGACCGCCGCCCGACAAACCTCGCTGCCCAGAAAACAGCCAAGCCAGAGAATCAAACTCTTTCGAAGCAGACTGCACCCGAAGGATGGATTCTTTGTTTTCATTGCCTTTCTACCTTGCACAGAAGCGTAAACGCAAATTCAGTATATCCTCGCCTAACCTTTCCCGCCAGACAGCACCATTTTCTTTTAGGCTGCCTTGTGTTTTCCAATAACCCGAACAGAGACAACAACATCCCCTCCATCCATCCAAGAAGAAATCAAAGCACAGACAGCCGCGGTCAGCGGCGTCAGCTTTCCCACGACACCCGCTGACCGGGAAAACTCGAATACTCCTTCATCACAATCGGACGCCCCCGACGGGCCCAGGGCACCTGAATTTCGGAAAGCAGCTGGCAGCTCGAATGGGCCCGCTGCATAATCGGCACAATATCCTTAATCAGGGTAATCGGCAGCCCGTTATGACGGCTTTTGACGACGTGCGCCGCGTCAATATCCGCCGGCTCCCCGCTCGAATCAAACGCCCCGTTCACACACAGCGTAAAGGGCCGGCACAGCGACAGCGGCACCTTATATGGACGGCCCGTCTCAAAGCAGAATGCCACATCCTTGAGCATCTCCATCCGCGGGTCTTCGGACTCTTCGAGAAACTCCGCCTGACGTCCGTCATTAAAAACAATCTGGGCCTGATTGAAATTGCGGTAGGTAATGGTCGCCCGTTCGCACTCGACGACCGTTTCGCTTCGCACCTCGGAAGCCGAACAAAGGGTAGTGTTATGAATCAGAACACAGCCGTTTTCACAGACAATCCGCATGCTGCTGGTATCCTCAGACTCAATCTCATGCACGCGGTACAGCTCGGCCTCCACCACCAGCGGATACGCCATCTGGTCCGCCTGCGAACCCGCCAGATACAGCGAATTGCTCAACACATGGGCCTGCGGATTGTTCAGCGTCCCGTCCAGCACCCATTCTCCGCAGGAGGTCCGCACCGTACCACACCAGTGATTCCGCCGAAAATAGGCATCCGGCCGCTGCCAGGCCGCCAGCGAACGAACCCGACGAACCTGCCCGAATTCGCCTGAGACAATCCGGCGCTTGAGCGTCTGAACAATCCCGCTGTACAAATATTGAAACAGCACCGCCACGCGCCGACCGGTCTGCTCCTCCAATTCAATCAAATCATCCATTTGCTGAATGGTCGGCACCGGCGGCTTTTCCAAAAAGACCTCAAATCCCTGCTCCAGACACTGCCGGGCATACTGATAATGGCTGTCAATCCCCGTGAAAACAAAAACCGCCTTCACCCGTGACTGCACCGCTTCCAGCAAACTCTTTACATCGTCGAAAACCTCTATGCCGCGTTCCACGCACATCTGGTAGCCCTTTTCGCGGCGGTTCGGTTCGCTGCAGACCCCCACCACATCAAAACAGTTGTTTAAAAAGAAAATCCGCTCCAGCTGCTTATATGCATACCCCTCTGTACCGATGACGGCAACCGGAATCATATTCAGATTTTCTTCCCTGTTTTCTGTTTCCTGACTGTGTTTGCTGGAACCCGCAAGAGGCAAAGAGATTACATCCCGCCGATCAGACGGAAGACGGTGTAATAGTATTCATTATAATCCACCTGGCTGCTGTCAAACCGGTCCCAGACCGGATGTTTAAAGATTTCCGGATTCTTGCAGTTGCTCACATGAGCATCCGCAAAAAGGGCATTGACCGAATAATTATTGGATGCCTTATACTCCGAACCGGAATCCTGAAGACGCTGATGGCTGAGATTCTTTCGCCCCCACAAGACATCCGTCGCATACGGCAGAGACGGATGCAGGTCTGTAAACTTCTTCGGAAAGGCCGCCGGGGCAAAAATCGTAGTGGACATCACCGGATTGCGGGCGATGGGAAAATAGGTAAAGCCGATGCGAATCCACTGGTTGCTGCCGTTCCGCGTATTGAAATCCTGCGGCAAAGTGCCCCACGGGGCCGGCTGGCAGTAGGATTCATATTTATAAAGTTCCAGACGATTGCCCGGACAGTAAAAAATCTTCGGCTCCTCCATAAAACCGCTTTCGTACAGTTTGGCCCAGCGAATCGGAATCGGCTTGCCGTTGGCATCAATCCATTCGGGCTTATCTCCGCGATAGACTGCATACCCATGGCCTGATTCCTGCTTGCCGTTTCTGTCCACTGCATCCGGCAGATTTTCATATGACTGGGAATACGAGCGCATCGCCACTCCCACCTGACGAAGACGGGAGGCACATATCACGCGCTTGGAAATGTCTTTTGCCGTCTTCAGTCCCGGCAGCAGAATAGACAAAAGCAGCGCGATAATCGCAATGACAACCAGCAACTCAATCAGGGTAAACGCCTTTCGTTTCATAATGTTCCCCTTTTTCCCCACAAGTTTTTCAACCTTGTTTCATACTGTCCGCCTGACCTTTTCATTTTCGATTTTCGAACAAAGATGAACAAGGCAATCTCGCGCTTAAAAAAAGACAATTTTGCGCAACGGCTTGTATTTCATAGAGATATGAGAGAAAAACCGCTTTTGTCCATCTTTTCAGGATTTAATTCATCGAGAATCGCCGGCATTCTCCTTGACTTTCTCGGAATCCCAATGTATATTCTGTCTATCGGACATTTATTTTGCGCAACAACAAATATTGTCGGCCGCCAAATGAAACCAAAAGTCAAAATTGCCTTCGCCTACAGCACTATTACCCACAACACCCAAGGAATCATGTCCGGCATCACAGAGTACATTCGGGACAAAGGGGATTGGGATTTGATAATCTGGGCAGACTCGTCTTTTGAATCCATTGAGTTCCTGAAAGAACGCGGCTGTCGCGGGGCCTTTGCCAATATTCAAACCTCGATGATGGCCCAACAAATCCTCAAAATCAAGATGCCGATTATCGCATTTTCGACTTTGCAAAATCTCCTTTCGATTCCATATATCAGCGCCGACCCGGACCAGATAGCTCAGACGGCCTACGATTATTTCAAAGGCAAAAAGTTCTCTCAGTTCGCCTTTTTTGGAATCAGTGAAGCCCGCTGGTCGATGGAAAGGATGGAATCGTTCCGGCGGTGTGTCGAGCGGGATGGGGGGACACTCCACACATTTCAAAGCAGTCCGCGTCCGATTCGAAGCGAATCAGTGCCCGCCGCCAAACTGTGGATCGACACCATCCTTCAGAAAGGTCAGCAGCCCCTGATAGACTGGCTCAGGCAGCTGCCCAAACCCATCGCCGTCCTGGTGAGCAACGATGTGCTGGCCTGTCATCTGAGCAATGTGGCGGCGGAGGCGGGGCTGCGGATTCCGGAGGAAATAGCCCTGCTGGGGGTGGATGATGACCAGGCCATCTGCAGTCTGTGCACCCCGCCGCTGTCGAGCATCGCGTTTAATTTCAAAACGGCCGGATATGAGGCGGCCCGGCTGATGGATGACATCATCAGCGGAAAAGAGCGGATGCGCGGCCAATGGATACGCATCCAGCCGGCGGGCGTGCGGGAGCGCGGCTCGACGGATATGTATGCGCTGGAGGATGAGGAGCTCATCAAGGCGCTGCGGTACATCCGAAGCCATGCGTCGCAGCCGCTGCAGGTGGACGACATCGCCGAGCAGCTGTGCCTGAGCAAGCGGACGCTGCAGATGAAGTTTCAGCGGGCCCTGGGCCGGTCTATCCATGATGAAATCATCCGGGCCCATTTTGAACTGGCCCGCACGCTGCTGGTCGAGACGAATCTGCCGATTGAGACCATTGCGATTCGCTCCGGATTTCACTACACCTCCAATATGCGGCGGGCGTTTCTGGAGATAACGGGGATGCTGCCGCACAAATACCGCCAGGTCCATCGCGGCCATTCGTGAAAGCAGAAATCCAGCAGCCCAGACGCCAGCGGTCGGCAGCCGGAGGAAAAGACGAAGCCAGAAGTTCGAAATCCGAATCTCGAAACCCGAAGCCTGAAACTCCCAACACTCACGCCGAAGGCAAATGCCCCCAAAAAAACGGAAAAAAGGGGTTGAAAAGGATTTGTAAAATATAGTAAAATTATCTTTAATAAATAATTTAAAAGACTCTGCGGATGGAGAAAGTCAGGATATGCGCAGGAGGAATCATGCAAACCATACAGCTGGCATTTCCGCCATTTGAAGGAGAAGAAGAAGGATTAAATGATGCAGGAATCGAGACATTCGAAGGAGATGTAGAGGACCATATTGCGAGAGAATGCGGTCAGAATACTTGTGATGCTGCTTTAGACAAAAAAGAAGTGCAGCTGCATTTTTCTCTTCTTACGATGCTGATTGATCAGTTGCCGTGTCTGCTTGAATTAAAAGATGTTTTTACTAGATGCATATCTTATTGGGAAGGTGATCCTAAAGCAGTCTCCTTTTTCTCAAGGGCTAAAACCTGTCTCGAGCAAAAAACAATCGGTGTCCTAAAGATAAGCGATTACGGCACAACTGGACTGACAGGGACAGATACTGACAGAACGGGCAGGTGGTATTCTCTGGTCAGGGCCAAGGGAGCCTGCAACAAAGACGCAGGTGCCGGAGGCTCTTTCGGCATAGGAAAGTACGCTCCTTTCGCCGCTTCCAAACTTCGAACTGTTTATTATTATACACGAACCTCGGAGAATGAAGCTTTTCAGGGTGTCTCCCGCTTGGTAACTCACCTCAACCCACAAAGACAAAAAGTTCACCCCACCGGCTACATTGGTGAATGTATTCAAAGGAACGGTGTATACTCCTTCAATTCTATCCGTAATGCAATACCTGAACTTTTCCGAAGACCTGTCGGCATTACAGGAACTGATATTTATGTCCCTGCCTACCGAGAAAGCGGTCATTGGGAGGAACAATTAATAATCTCTGTTCTGGAGAACTTCTGGCCGGCTATCTGCATGAAGAAAATTGTATTTAAGATAAACAACACCGCTATAGACTCTAATAACATAGCCCAATATATGGAACATTATAAACAGCATGAAGCATTCAAAGCATACCGATATTTTAATGCTTATAAAAACGGGGTCCCCTACACGCGCACTCTTGAGATTGTAGGCAACTCCGAACTGAGGCTGATAATTGATGACATGCGGGAAAGCAAACCTATTGCTGTATGCAGAAAAAGCGGAATGATTATTGATACCTGGGGACACTTCAGCAGTCGAAAGCCTATAAGCGGCATATATATCTGCCACGATGAAAACGGCAACGAAATCTTGCGGAAGTTAGAACCGCCTCGTCATGACAAATGGGATCCAAAACGAGGAGAAAACGGGAAAAAGGTAATTGATACAATTAGGTATTGGATTCGCAGTTGCATAGACAGCTTTCTGAATGACGAGATAAGTGATTCCTTTCAAATTTCTGAAATGGCTCAGTATTTACCCGACGACCAGATTTTCGGGCCGGAGGCAATACCCCCAAGCTTACCAGGAGGGCTTCCCTCGGGCCCCCAAGAAACAACTACATCGCCGATAACTGGTTTGCCCCCAAGGACCCCTCCAATTGCTGAAGGTGGTCAAAATGCAACAACTGGAGAAGAAGAAGGGACAAGCGGCGGCGGGGGCGTCAAAGAAGGAGGCGGAAAAGGGGGCGATGGACATGACGGAAGAAGCAGCGGTGCCAAGGACGGCGGCAATGGGACAAAAGGGGGCAAGAAAACTCCAAAAGGGAACTTGCGCATGCGATGCATGTATGATGAAGTTCAGCAGTCTTATACAATAGTGCTTCGGTCTGATGCCGAATTTGAAAGCAGAATATCATTCGGAGCAGTTGGAGATGACGGTGAAGTGGAAATGCTGCGGATTGAAAAAGTGATGCAGGACAACAAGGAGCTGCCTGTAGAACAAAATGGTTTCTTCGTAAAGTTAAATCCAGACAGTCCTCAGCATTATAAGCTGGTATTTGAAGAAAAGGAAAAGATGACCTTAAGGATAATAAAATGAAGACGACCGAGAGATTCCCTTATCCTGTTTTGTCAGCTTTTTCCGATGACATACAAAACTCAACATTTGAGTCGGCTGTCGTTTATCAAGCAGACAAAAACAAAAAAAACTATTGTTTCACCTACACAATCGCGTTACACAATTCCACGATAATACAGCTATTACAAGAACACCGAGCCGTTCTTGCACTTCATTTTGAATGCGGAAGGACCTTTTTTCGGGAAAAATATCAAATAGAAAACATTGCATGGTCTGACTGCATCACCATCAGCGGAACAATTGAAATCCCATGGGGTCGGATATGCGGCAAAACTGAAATCTCCGCATTTGTCTATGCTGATGATGTTATAGAGAATTACCAGCCTGAAGGGCTCCACCCAGATTATCAGCAGACCGCTTTTACAATGCACCCGGGAGAAATTTTGGCTGCAAGCGGACCGGTGATACTCGATGTGTACTCAGACTATGAGCTTATTCAAAAACCCGATTCAATTATTGTATTCAGACTCGACAAAGAAAGAGAAACAGGCGAAATACACATCAGTCTCAATTCAGACAAAATCAATGTTTTTCTTCCGAAGAATATGTTTGACAAATATGAGGCCTTGCGTACTGACAAGCAGAAAGAGGGCATCATAACATCTTTGCTCGGCATACCTGTATTGATGGAAGGACTAAAATTCATTAAAGAAACTACGGACGAGAATCTCTCAGAAAACAGGCAGTACCGATGGTTCAGATCACTTGAAAATAAACTTCGTGAGATGGGAATCAATATCAAGAATGAAGAAAACACTTTTGAAGCTGCGCAAAAGGTTTTTGCAAATCCGTATATGAGAGCGGCGGTTGATTTTGAAATGATGGATAGGTTATGAAACTCAAAGTATTTAAGCAGGAATCACTGGAACAGCTAAAAAAGGACGCTTTAAATCGAATCGATTTCTATCAAAAGAAGACCCCTTGGCTTAATGAATATTTTCGAGGCGGAGCCTATTACTATGAGACTCAGATTAATCTGCCCGACAACTTTTCTCTTTTGACTAATGAAGGTGAACCATCCGATACGGACCAGGAGAATTCGAAGCGAATATATGAAGCATTCAGGGGCAGGCTCAACCCGGTGCAAGCTGCCGAGGAGCGATTATGGGCATATCTTTGTCATGAAACATTTTGGGACTACATGATTTGGCGATGGCCTCCCAAGAAAGATGGAACCATTATCAGCAGATATTATTTTGACGGCGAAAGCAGCAGAGCATTAAGCAGAAACGGCATCTCTCGCCTTTGGTGGTTTGCTCATTTAACATATGATGAGAGCAGAGAAGACCCTTATGAACTGACAAATATTCTGCTATACTCGCAGGATATTCAGCACAATCTGCTTGAAAGAAATTTCGGCAGGAACAGAACCATTCTTCATGCTGTGCTTGATTTTTTGAAAGAGTATCCAGATATACAAGGCAAGGAACAATACGTTAAAATTGCAAAGACTTTAAACCGTCTGGGCGGAGTCAGGCTTTTAGACGCATTGGGACCTGAAAAAATCAAAGAGTATCTTAAATCGAAAATACTGAATCGATAAAAATATATGGCTGACCATTTAACAAAGGAGAAGCGAAGCTGGAACATGTCGAGAATCCGAAGCCGGGATACGGCACCGGAAAAAGCGGTAAGGTCGCTTCTTCATCGTCTGGGGTATCGGTTTCGGATATATCGGAAAGATCTGCCGGGCAAACCGGACATCGTTCTGA of Anaerohalosphaeraceae bacterium contains these proteins:
- a CDS encoding Gfo/Idh/MocA family oxidoreductase, giving the protein MIPVAVIGTEGYAYKQLERIFFLNNCFDVVGVCSEPNRREKGYQMCVERGIEVFDDVKSLLEAVQSRVKAVFVFTGIDSHYQYARQCLEQGFEVFLEKPPVPTIQQMDDLIELEEQTGRRVAVLFQYLYSGIVQTLKRRIVSGEFGQVRRVRSLAAWQRPDAYFRRNHWCGTVRTSCGEWVLDGTLNNPQAHVLSNSLYLAGSQADQMAYPLVVEAELYRVHEIESEDTSSMRIVCENGCVLIHNTTLCSASEVRSETVVECERATITYRNFNQAQIVFNDGRQAEFLEESEDPRMEMLKDVAFCFETGRPYKVPLSLCRPFTLCVNGAFDSSGEPADIDAAHVVKSRHNGLPITLIKDIVPIMQRAHSSCQLLSEIQVPWARRGRPIVMKEYSSFPGQRVSWES
- a CDS encoding prepilin-type N-terminal cleavage/methylation domain-containing protein is translated as MKRKAFTLIELLVVIAIIALLLSILLPGLKTAKDISKRVICASRLRQVGVAMRSYSQSYENLPDAVDRNGKQESGHGYAVYRGDKPEWIDANGKPIPIRWAKLYESGFMEEPKIFYCPGNRLELYKYESYCQPAPWGTLPQDFNTRNGSNQWIRIGFTYFPIARNPVMSTTIFAPAAFPKKFTDLHPSLPYATDVLWGRKNLSHQRLQDSGSEYKASNNYSVNALFADAHVSNCKNPEIFKHPVWDRFDSSQVDYNEYYYTVFRLIGGM
- a CDS encoding substrate-binding domain-containing protein — protein: MKPKVKIAFAYSTITHNTQGIMSGITEYIRDKGDWDLIIWADSSFESIEFLKERGCRGAFANIQTSMMAQQILKIKMPIIAFSTLQNLLSIPYISADPDQIAQTAYDYFKGKKFSQFAFFGISEARWSMERMESFRRCVERDGGTLHTFQSSPRPIRSESVPAAKLWIDTILQKGQQPLIDWLRQLPKPIAVLVSNDVLACHLSNVAAEAGLRIPEEIALLGVDDDQAICSLCTPPLSSIAFNFKTAGYEAARLMDDIISGKERMRGQWIRIQPAGVRERGSTDMYALEDEELIKALRYIRSHASQPLQVDDIAEQLCLSKRTLQMKFQRALGRSIHDEIIRAHFELARTLLVETNLPIETIAIRSGFHYTSNMRRAFLEITGMLPHKYRQVHRGHS
- a CDS encoding DUF6339 family protein, with amino-acid sequence MKLKVFKQESLEQLKKDALNRIDFYQKKTPWLNEYFRGGAYYYETQINLPDNFSLLTNEGEPSDTDQENSKRIYEAFRGRLNPVQAAEERLWAYLCHETFWDYMIWRWPPKKDGTIISRYYFDGESSRALSRNGISRLWWFAHLTYDESREDPYELTNILLYSQDIQHNLLERNFGRNRTILHAVLDFLKEYPDIQGKEQYVKIAKTLNRLGGVRLLDALGPEKIKEYLKSKILNR